Proteins encoded together in one Marinobacter sp. Arc7-DN-1 window:
- a CDS encoding FecR domain-containing protein — MIDAPAPKLPALLLIIVLLACAFPAGAELSVTRGSAGQSDASSASLVPEWIYTLHPGESFPEVANDLLAQKYSANRLLQYNKITNGATLGAGDAIRIPLAWLKRQPQPAKAATVSGTVQLISGNTGRKIRLTEDTLIQVGDEILSASGTATIELADGSEVRISPNSRLIFNRLTQYGKAGMVDTRLRLNHGEIHTRVKPIMEGGARFEIETPSAVAAVRGTAFALQASAKGTSLQVTKGEVDFGAPGKTRRIPAGFGASLSTNSTSGLSIRRLPPAPEINPLPPTLTQLPSTMTWRESRAPMHRVDIFEADSGRWVESREITGNSFDIGRLDNGSYEIHLAALDSRGTAGMPGVIPVEVDLQARIASLMSPSDGDTVNDDMPEFRWQLNGDNEVARVEIAEDKDFRNLVATSEWAPETSALPSRPLGPGKYYWRVVTEAGGNSVATTGPRQLVVNGSLPPVRIISVNYIDSQVRVFWEKIVTATDYRLQLSEEPGFNNIIKEATLSDTTAALRLIPGRRYFVRLKALSDGPLQSRWGPGRELYLE, encoded by the coding sequence ATGATTGATGCCCCGGCGCCAAAGCTGCCTGCACTGCTGCTGATAATTGTCCTCCTGGCCTGTGCGTTTCCGGCGGGCGCGGAGCTGTCGGTAACCCGTGGGTCCGCCGGGCAGTCTGACGCTTCATCTGCCAGCCTGGTGCCGGAATGGATCTATACCCTGCACCCGGGCGAGAGTTTCCCGGAAGTGGCAAACGACTTGCTCGCACAGAAGTACAGCGCCAACCGCCTGCTTCAGTACAATAAGATCACCAATGGTGCCACCCTCGGAGCCGGCGACGCCATTCGCATTCCCCTGGCCTGGCTGAAGCGCCAGCCCCAACCGGCGAAGGCCGCCACCGTCTCGGGAACCGTTCAACTGATTTCAGGCAACACTGGCCGCAAGATTCGCCTGACCGAAGACACCCTGATTCAAGTAGGCGACGAGATTCTGTCTGCCTCTGGTACCGCGACCATCGAACTGGCCGACGGCTCGGAAGTACGGATCTCTCCTAACTCCCGCCTGATATTCAACCGTCTGACCCAATACGGCAAAGCCGGTATGGTCGACACCCGCCTGCGGCTCAACCACGGTGAAATCCACACCCGGGTGAAACCGATAATGGAAGGCGGAGCACGTTTTGAGATTGAAACTCCGTCCGCCGTGGCCGCCGTGCGCGGCACCGCATTTGCCCTCCAGGCCTCAGCCAAAGGCACCAGCCTGCAGGTAACCAAGGGCGAGGTGGATTTCGGCGCGCCGGGCAAAACCCGCCGCATCCCAGCCGGGTTCGGCGCCAGCCTGTCTACCAATAGCACCAGTGGCCTGAGTATTCGCCGCCTGCCGCCCGCTCCGGAAATTAACCCTCTGCCACCCACGCTGACCCAACTGCCATCAACCATGACCTGGCGGGAAAGCCGGGCCCCCATGCACCGGGTGGACATCTTTGAAGCCGACAGCGGCCGTTGGGTGGAGAGCCGGGAAATCACCGGCAACAGCTTTGATATCGGCCGGCTGGACAACGGCAGCTACGAAATTCACCTGGCCGCCCTGGACAGCCGTGGCACTGCCGGTATGCCCGGTGTGATTCCGGTCGAAGTCGACCTGCAGGCCAGAATAGCAAGTCTGATGTCGCCCTCAGACGGTGATACCGTAAACGATGACATGCCGGAATTCCGCTGGCAGCTCAATGGCGATAACGAAGTGGCCCGGGTGGAAATCGCCGAAGACAAAGACTTCCGGAACCTGGTCGCCACCAGCGAATGGGCACCGGAAACCTCCGCCCTGCCGTCTCGCCCCCTTGGGCCGGGCAAATATTACTGGCGGGTGGTGACCGAGGCCGGCGGCAACTCCGTGGCCACCACCGGGCCCCGGCAACTGGTGGTAAACGGCAGCCTGCCGCCGGTGCGCATCATCAGCGTCAACTACATCGACAGCCAGGTGCGGGTGTTCTGGGAAAAGATCGTCACGGCCACAGATTACCGCTTGCAGCTGTCTGAAGAGCCGGGATTCAACAACATCATCAAGGAAGCCACGCTGTCTGATACCACAGCAGCCTTGCGTCTGATTCCCGGAAGGCGGTATTTTGTGCGCCTGAAAGCTCTTTCTGACGGTCCGCTGCAAAGCCGCTGGGGACCCGGGAGGGAATTGTACCTGGAATAA
- a CDS encoding response regulator transcription factor: protein MRIALLEDETEQAQHIQSILSERGHHCDSFPTGQSFLSAVLHRSYDLLILDWQIPDMTGIDVLESIRAQLNWPIPVVFLTQRDSEADIVRALDAGADDYLAKPARAAELVARINALARRTNPDSEKEALRYGPFEINTQHRIISLHGEGLTLTDKDFDLTLFLFQNQGRLLTREMLLERVWGLARDINTRTVDTHMSRLRRRLGLNPENGFRIKTIYQRGYRLEAMKAREQDVDPTETDTVTND from the coding sequence ATGCGTATTGCCTTGCTTGAAGACGAAACCGAACAGGCACAGCACATCCAGTCGATTCTGTCTGAGCGCGGACACCACTGCGACAGCTTCCCTACCGGCCAGAGCTTTCTGAGCGCGGTATTGCACCGCAGTTATGACCTCCTGATTCTGGACTGGCAGATTCCGGACATGACCGGCATTGATGTTCTTGAAAGCATACGGGCCCAACTGAACTGGCCGATTCCCGTGGTTTTCCTCACCCAACGGGACAGTGAAGCGGATATCGTCCGCGCCCTGGATGCGGGTGCCGACGATTACCTCGCCAAGCCTGCCCGGGCGGCGGAACTGGTGGCACGTATCAACGCCCTGGCCAGACGCACAAACCCGGACAGCGAGAAAGAAGCACTTCGCTACGGGCCCTTCGAAATCAACACTCAGCACCGGATCATTTCTCTGCACGGCGAAGGACTCACGCTGACGGACAAGGATTTCGACCTGACCCTGTTCCTGTTCCAGAACCAGGGCCGCCTGCTTACCCGGGAAATGCTTCTGGAGCGCGTCTGGGGCCTGGCCCGCGACATCAACACCCGCACGGTTGACACCCACATGAGCCGCCTTCGCCGTCGTCTGGGTCTGAATCCGGAAAACGGTTTCCGGATCAAAACCATTTACCAGCGCGGCTACCGCCTGGAAGCCATGAAAGCCCGGGAGCAGGATGTTGATCCGACTGAGACAGACACGGTAACCAATGATTGA
- a CDS encoding DNA topoisomerase 3, with protein MHLYIAEKPSLGRAIAAALPGPHQKGQGWIRCGQGEQAATVSWCIGHLLEPAEPARYNPAWKKWRQEDLPMFPEKWQVMPKDSVRQQLNVLESLIRQAETITHAGDPDREGQLLVDEVIRYFGARAPVKRILINDLTPAAVAKALQSPKDNREFRRLSHSALARQRADWLYGINLTRFYTLSYQQQGEQGVYSVGRVQTPVLGLVVERDNTIENFRPKPYFRIEARFKAQEEEADQQTFTARWLPDEQFRDHLDEENRLLSREVAEQIAESVQSRPGTITESRFRDRPEAPPLPLSLSALQIEAGRLFRMGAKDVLDTAQNLYERHQLITYPRSDCRYLPEGHYDQREQVVRAIGRVAPDLQEACNGADLGRKTAAWNDKQVDAHHAIIPTSRPSPNGKLSAAEQKIYGLISRYYLMQFAADAVHREGKLTVRVAEHQFRATETAILVPGWKALELKLREGRAEPEKTPLPRLEKGEPVFCEDSTIAERKTQPPQPFTDATLLSAMTNIARFVTDAELRKTLRETDGLGTEATRATIIDTLFKRDYLYRDSRHIRATDKGKALIRALPESVSKPDRTAVWEATLEGIRRGEGDPRQFLETLKREIRGFLNRPQGQPAGGSTPPDTDAPENPPHCPKCRAPMLERDGKFGRFYACTRYPDCRGTRPLEEASPQDGTSQKPIPCPHCFSPLVRRKGKKGWFWGCSNFPGCRQTLDDDNGKPAVRLRKST; from the coding sequence ATGCACCTGTACATCGCCGAAAAACCAAGCCTGGGCCGCGCCATCGCCGCCGCCCTCCCCGGCCCGCACCAGAAAGGCCAGGGCTGGATTCGCTGTGGCCAGGGCGAACAGGCTGCCACTGTCAGCTGGTGCATCGGCCACCTCCTGGAACCGGCGGAACCGGCCCGCTACAACCCGGCCTGGAAAAAATGGCGCCAGGAAGACCTGCCCATGTTTCCCGAAAAATGGCAAGTCATGCCCAAGGACAGCGTGCGGCAACAGCTCAATGTCCTCGAATCCCTGATCCGCCAGGCCGAAACCATCACCCATGCCGGCGACCCGGACCGCGAAGGCCAGCTTCTGGTAGACGAAGTTATCCGCTATTTTGGCGCCCGCGCACCGGTAAAGCGGATCCTGATCAACGATTTGACCCCGGCAGCCGTGGCCAAAGCCCTCCAGAGCCCGAAAGACAACCGCGAATTCCGGCGCCTGTCCCATTCGGCGCTGGCCCGGCAACGGGCCGACTGGCTCTACGGCATCAACCTCACCCGCTTCTACACCCTCAGCTATCAGCAACAGGGCGAACAAGGCGTCTATTCCGTTGGCCGGGTGCAAACCCCGGTGCTTGGCCTGGTGGTGGAACGGGACAACACCATCGAAAACTTCCGGCCCAAGCCCTATTTCCGGATTGAAGCCCGCTTCAAGGCCCAGGAAGAGGAAGCCGACCAGCAAACCTTCACCGCCCGCTGGCTGCCCGACGAACAATTCCGGGACCACCTGGACGAAGAAAACCGCCTGCTGAGCCGGGAAGTGGCCGAGCAGATAGCCGAGAGCGTACAAAGCCGGCCCGGCACCATCACCGAATCCCGCTTCCGCGACCGGCCGGAAGCACCGCCGCTACCACTGTCCCTGTCGGCGCTGCAGATCGAAGCCGGCCGGCTGTTCCGGATGGGTGCCAAAGACGTGCTTGATACCGCCCAGAACCTCTACGAGCGCCACCAACTGATCACCTACCCCCGTTCCGACTGCAGGTACTTGCCTGAGGGCCATTACGACCAGCGGGAACAGGTAGTGCGTGCCATTGGCCGGGTGGCACCGGATCTTCAGGAAGCCTGCAATGGCGCAGACCTGGGCAGGAAGACTGCCGCCTGGAACGATAAACAGGTCGATGCCCACCACGCCATCATTCCAACCAGCCGGCCGTCCCCCAACGGCAAACTCAGTGCGGCGGAACAGAAAATCTACGGCCTGATCAGCCGCTACTACCTGATGCAGTTCGCTGCAGACGCAGTTCACCGGGAAGGCAAGCTGACGGTACGAGTAGCGGAGCATCAGTTCCGCGCCACGGAAACGGCCATTCTGGTGCCCGGCTGGAAAGCCCTGGAGCTAAAACTCCGGGAAGGGCGTGCCGAGCCGGAGAAAACACCGCTGCCCCGGCTGGAGAAGGGCGAACCGGTGTTCTGCGAAGACAGCACCATCGCCGAACGCAAAACCCAACCACCCCAGCCTTTTACCGACGCCACGCTGCTCTCGGCGATGACCAACATCGCCCGTTTTGTAACCGATGCCGAGCTTCGCAAAACCCTGCGCGAGACCGATGGCCTGGGCACCGAAGCTACCCGGGCTACCATCATCGACACCCTGTTCAAACGGGATTATCTGTACCGGGACAGCCGGCACATCCGCGCCACCGACAAAGGCAAAGCCCTGATCCGTGCCTTGCCCGAATCGGTCAGCAAGCCGGATCGCACGGCGGTGTGGGAGGCCACCCTGGAGGGCATCCGCCGTGGCGAGGGCGACCCGAGACAGTTTCTGGAGACCCTGAAACGGGAAATCCGCGGCTTCCTGAACCGGCCCCAGGGGCAGCCAGCCGGCGGCTCCACGCCCCCGGACACAGACGCACCCGAGAACCCGCCCCACTGCCCAAAATGCCGGGCCCCCATGCTCGAACGGGACGGCAAGTTCGGGCGCTTCTATGCCTGCACCCGCTATCCGGACTGCCGCGGCACCCGGCCACTGGAAGAGGCCAGCCCCCAGGACGGCACCAGCCAGAAACCGATCCCCTGCCCCCACTGCTTCTCGCCCCTGGTTCGGCGAAAAGGCAAAAAAGGCTGGTTCTGGGGCTGCAGTAATTTCCCCGGCTGCCGACAAACACTGGATGACGACAACGGAAAGCCCGCCGTCCGTTTACGCAAGTCTACATAA
- a CDS encoding BolA family protein, producing the protein MKIQNAIETKLNEAFDARFLQVENESHKHSVPPNSETHFKVTLVSPEFEGQMRVRRHQAIYKVLAEELEGEVHALALHLYSPEEWEASGQVAPESPNCMGGSKKGPAMAARSAQGEG; encoded by the coding sequence ATGAAAATTCAAAACGCAATTGAAACCAAACTGAACGAGGCGTTCGATGCGCGCTTTCTTCAGGTGGAGAACGAGAGCCACAAGCACAGTGTGCCGCCGAATTCTGAAACTCATTTCAAGGTGACGCTGGTGTCACCGGAGTTTGAGGGGCAGATGAGGGTGCGGCGGCATCAGGCGATTTATAAGGTGCTGGCCGAGGAACTGGAGGGGGAGGTGCATGCGTTGGCGCTGCATCTGTATTCTCCAGAGGAGTGGGAGGCGTCCGGGCAGGTGGCGCCGGAGTCTCCGAATTGTATGGGCGGGTCCAAGAAGGGTCCGGCGATGGCGGCACGATCCGCTCAGGGAGAGGGTTAA
- a CDS encoding L-threonylcarbamoyladenylate synthase — MSQFFQIHPETPQKRLINQAVDILRRGGVIVYPTDSAYAIGCHLGDKQAADRIKRIRRLDDKHNFTLVCRDLSDIGVYAKVDNTQYRLLKNFTPGPYTFILDATSEVPRRLLHPKRRTVGVRVPDNAIVQELLGELGEPIMSSTLILPGETEPMTDPYDIRDTLEHELDLIIDGGFCGMEATTVVDFTGEAPVVTRVGKGDPAPFEV; from the coding sequence ATGAGTCAGTTTTTCCAGATCCATCCGGAGACGCCGCAGAAGCGTCTGATTAACCAGGCGGTGGATATCCTTCGCCGCGGGGGGGTGATTGTGTACCCCACGGATTCCGCCTATGCCATTGGTTGCCACCTCGGTGACAAGCAGGCGGCGGACCGGATCAAGCGGATTCGCAGGCTGGATGACAAGCACAATTTCACGCTGGTGTGCCGGGATCTTTCCGATATTGGCGTGTATGCCAAGGTAGACAACACCCAGTACCGGTTGCTGAAGAATTTCACGCCGGGGCCCTACACCTTCATTCTGGATGCCACCAGTGAGGTGCCGCGCCGGTTGCTTCATCCCAAGCGGCGGACTGTCGGTGTGCGGGTGCCGGACAATGCCATTGTTCAGGAGTTGCTGGGTGAGCTCGGTGAGCCGATTATGAGCAGCACGCTGATCCTGCCCGGTGAGACAGAGCCGATGACCGATCCCTACGACATCCGGGATACCCTGGAGCATGAGCTGGATCTGATTATTGACGGCGGGTTCTGCGGCATGGAGGCAACCACGGTGGTGGACTTCACCGGCGAAGCGCCGGTGGTGACCCGGGTTGGCAAAGGGGATCCGGCGCCTTTCGAAGTTTGA
- a CDS encoding methyl-accepting chemotaxis protein: MKKHYSIRFLLLVALATAFSLVLVFTVLYSANSQRAHVEEFSHKYVDGLAKSYFDGLNTMMITGTIGNRDVLREKVKAPEDVLDVRVIRSDLLNRVFGTGKESEQKREPLDRKALSGERVEAYSKNEEGRVYTLIEPVIARENYQGVNCLGCHQAREGDVLGAIRVDYSLAGSDARLHQQLLTSGGIQVAIFVAVFFLTAAALGRLVFSRLRRLHDRMDEISRNSDLTIELEVTRNDEIGSVSRAFNRMMAKIRESMNTVMDNAEQVEQAARSIAGKADTTEREVLAQRDNTDQVASATTEMAASAVQVRENAIHTTRKSADTAESATKGESLARNAVEGIGALNSEVQSGAQRIEQLDQRTSQMSDMLEVISNIADQTNLLALNAAIEAARAGEQGRGFSVVADEVRALASRTQDSTEEIRNTINGLKGEVVDCVATMRHASEMAEQQVSAILKVESELQAIAAAVRQITDLNQEMESAANEQSEVAESINHNVIEISRSAEQTSGDAKETARIAGDLLSMAENLRKTIEQFRLNQGGRHKPAR, translated from the coding sequence ATGAAAAAACACTACTCCATTCGATTCCTGTTACTCGTTGCCCTGGCGACGGCTTTCTCGCTGGTACTTGTGTTTACCGTGCTCTATAGCGCGAATTCACAGCGTGCCCATGTTGAAGAGTTCAGCCACAAGTATGTCGACGGGCTGGCCAAGTCCTATTTCGACGGGCTGAACACCATGATGATCACCGGCACCATTGGCAACCGGGATGTGCTTCGGGAAAAGGTGAAGGCCCCCGAGGATGTTCTGGATGTGCGGGTGATTCGAAGTGATCTGCTGAACCGGGTCTTTGGTACCGGCAAGGAGTCCGAACAGAAACGGGAGCCCCTGGACAGGAAAGCGCTGTCCGGCGAGCGGGTGGAGGCTTATTCCAAAAATGAGGAGGGCCGGGTCTACACCCTGATTGAGCCGGTGATTGCCCGGGAGAACTATCAGGGCGTTAACTGCCTGGGTTGCCACCAGGCCAGGGAAGGGGACGTACTTGGCGCTATCCGGGTGGATTATTCCCTGGCGGGAAGCGATGCCCGTTTGCACCAACAGCTGCTCACCAGTGGTGGCATCCAGGTGGCCATATTCGTCGCCGTGTTTTTCCTGACGGCAGCGGCCTTGGGCCGGCTGGTGTTTTCCCGTCTGCGCCGGCTCCACGACAGGATGGACGAGATCTCCCGCAATTCCGACCTGACCATTGAGCTGGAAGTAACCCGTAATGACGAAATTGGCTCTGTCTCCCGCGCGTTTAACCGGATGATGGCGAAGATCAGGGAGAGCATGAACACCGTGATGGACAACGCCGAGCAAGTGGAGCAGGCGGCCCGCAGTATTGCTGGCAAGGCGGACACCACCGAGCGCGAGGTGCTGGCCCAGCGGGACAACACCGACCAGGTGGCCAGCGCCACCACGGAAATGGCGGCTTCCGCCGTGCAGGTCCGGGAAAACGCCATTCACACCACCCGTAAATCGGCGGACACAGCAGAATCCGCCACTAAGGGTGAGAGCCTCGCCCGCAACGCGGTGGAAGGCATCGGGGCGCTGAACAGCGAAGTACAGAGCGGCGCACAACGCATCGAACAGCTGGATCAGCGCACTAGTCAGATGTCGGATATGCTGGAGGTAATCTCCAACATTGCCGACCAGACCAACCTGCTGGCGCTGAACGCCGCCATTGAGGCCGCGCGGGCCGGTGAGCAGGGCCGTGGCTTCTCGGTGGTCGCCGATGAAGTGCGCGCACTTGCCTCACGCACCCAGGATTCCACCGAGGAAATCCGTAACACCATCAATGGGCTTAAGGGCGAAGTGGTGGACTGCGTGGCCACCATGCGACACGCCTCGGAGATGGCGGAACAGCAGGTATCCGCGATTCTCAAGGTGGAATCCGAGCTACAGGCCATTGCGGCGGCGGTGCGCCAGATTACCGATCTCAACCAGGAAATGGAAAGCGCTGCCAATGAGCAGAGCGAGGTTGCCGAATCCATCAATCACAACGTAATCGAAATCAGCCGTTCGGCGGAGCAGACCTCCGGCGACGCCAAGGAGACGGCCCGCATTGCGGGAGACTTGCTCTCCATGGCGGAAAACCTGCGAAAAACCATCGAGCAGTTCCGGCTTAACCAGGGCGGTCGCCATAAACCGGCGCGTTAA
- a CDS encoding spermidine synthase, translating into MARFTEIGTAIIPGKGTRLRLLQRNDEFSIKIAGTTGELMNSRIHGSEDALATLACERIADQPSPRVLIGGLGMGFTLAAALSALGEDAQVTVAELVPEVEVWNRGPLGAAARNPLNDPRASVHVGDVAELLRSSDGEWDAILLDVDNGPEGMTRKENNWIYSPDGIAAAQKSLRPEGILAYWSAGPEHAFTERLRRAGFSVEPVTVRALRPGKGARHVIWLAW; encoded by the coding sequence ATGGCCCGCTTCACCGAAATCGGCACCGCAATCATTCCCGGCAAGGGAACCCGATTACGCCTGCTTCAGCGCAACGATGAGTTCTCTATCAAGATTGCCGGCACTACCGGTGAGTTGATGAACAGCCGGATACACGGCTCGGAAGATGCGCTCGCCACGCTGGCATGCGAGCGGATTGCAGATCAACCCTCCCCCCGGGTACTGATTGGCGGGCTGGGAATGGGGTTTACTCTGGCCGCAGCGCTGTCAGCACTGGGCGAGGATGCGCAGGTAACGGTGGCTGAACTGGTTCCCGAAGTTGAAGTGTGGAACCGGGGGCCGCTGGGCGCTGCTGCCAGGAACCCGTTGAACGATCCCAGGGCCAGCGTTCATGTTGGTGATGTGGCGGAATTGCTTAGAAGCAGCGATGGCGAATGGGATGCCATCCTGCTGGATGTCGACAACGGCCCGGAAGGGATGACCCGCAAGGAGAACAACTGGATTTACTCCCCGGATGGTATTGCCGCGGCCCAGAAATCCCTGCGCCCCGAGGGCATCCTGGCTTACTGGTCCGCCGGCCCGGAGCACGCATTTACCGAGAGGCTGCGCCGCGCCGGGTTTTCCGTGGAGCCGGTTACGGTGCGGGCTTTGCGCCCTGGCAAGGGCGCTCGTCACGTTATCTGGCTGGCGTGGTAA
- a CDS encoding MbcA/ParS/Xre antitoxin family protein yields the protein MSAIAEKKSLAEARRMGVSGLKTAFNILDKWGCSAEQMQAILRLPKATFYKYRNDPESARLDRDQVTRISYLLNMHQALRIVFENPENVYGFMRKRNHNPFFHGRAPLEVIESGDFAALYETFRRIDALRGGLW from the coding sequence ATGAGTGCGATTGCAGAGAAAAAATCACTCGCTGAAGCCCGTCGCATGGGTGTCAGTGGCCTAAAAACTGCGTTCAACATTCTCGATAAATGGGGATGTAGTGCCGAACAGATGCAGGCTATTCTGAGGCTCCCGAAGGCAACCTTTTACAAGTACCGGAACGATCCCGAGAGCGCCCGTCTGGACCGGGATCAGGTCACGCGCATCAGCTACCTGCTGAACATGCATCAGGCCCTGCGGATTGTGTTTGAAAATCCGGAGAACGTGTATGGATTCATGCGAAAGAGGAACCACAACCCCTTTTTCCATGGTAGGGCTCCGCTGGAGGTGATCGAAAGCGGAGATTTTGCAGCGCTATACGAGACGTTCAGGCGCATTGACGCCCTGCGTGGTGGTCTCTGGTGA
- a CDS encoding RES family NAD+ phosphorylase has product MGLNLPVITVPKTKGFRLVNSKLPPIDIFNDVADPDEFQDLFDLQAMTNPRLKQEVGDLNYIDLEEIPWGIPGCPYAASPFTHVSPDGSRFSNGEYGMLYIGDTMETALAEVEYHQGRYLANIEDLKFDRMIFRGLACTFTGGVIHDATALAATHGIYQPDDYSASRVLGAHLRAGDSEGIQYWSVRNSGATCWGLFTPRHVHSVVQAAHFEFIVCGGEIVDRNKVLGI; this is encoded by the coding sequence ATGGGGTTGAACCTCCCGGTCATAACGGTTCCGAAAACAAAGGGCTTTCGCCTGGTCAACTCCAAGCTTCCTCCCATTGATATATTCAACGATGTGGCCGATCCCGATGAGTTTCAGGATCTTTTCGACCTGCAGGCCATGACAAACCCTCGCCTCAAGCAGGAAGTCGGTGACCTCAATTACATCGACCTGGAGGAAATTCCCTGGGGCATTCCCGGTTGTCCCTATGCTGCGTCGCCCTTTACCCATGTTTCCCCGGACGGAAGTCGGTTCAGTAACGGCGAGTACGGGATGTTGTATATCGGCGACACCATGGAGACAGCGCTCGCTGAGGTTGAATATCACCAGGGCCGATACCTGGCGAATATCGAGGACCTGAAATTCGACCGAATGATCTTCCGTGGCCTCGCCTGCACGTTTACCGGGGGCGTAATTCATGATGCCACCGCGTTGGCGGCGACCCACGGGATATACCAACCTGACGACTATTCCGCGTCTCGTGTGTTGGGTGCGCACCTTCGTGCTGGCGATTCTGAGGGAATCCAGTACTGGTCAGTGCGAAATTCCGGTGCCACTTGCTGGGGGTTATTTACACCAAGACACGTTCATTCGGTTGTACAGGCTGCGCATTTCGAATTCATCGTGTGTGGCGGGGAGATCGTAGACAGAAATAAAGTTCTCGGTATATGA
- a CDS encoding HupE/UreJ family protein has translation MLSSLLGGCRGVPSTGAGSRLFWIFLTLGLLGLSTDVLAHSVAQGDKGYIQEITGVNLIAFIYLGAKHMVTGYDHLLFLLGVIFFLYQMKHIAIYVSLFALGHSTTMLLGVYFNVGINSYLIDAIIGLSIVYKALDNIGAYQRWFGFQPNTKAATLIFGFFHGFGLSTKIIEYDISPDGLIPNLLAFNVGVEIGQLIALAMILIGISFWRKTDGFFRHAYTANVAMMSAGFLLFGYQLTGYFAA, from the coding sequence ATGTTGTCAAGCTTGCTTGGCGGTTGCCGTGGCGTGCCCTCAACGGGCGCAGGCAGTCGTCTGTTCTGGATATTTCTGACACTGGGCTTACTGGGCCTGAGTACCGATGTGCTGGCCCATTCTGTCGCCCAGGGCGATAAGGGGTACATTCAGGAAATTACCGGTGTAAACCTTATTGCGTTCATCTATCTGGGGGCCAAACACATGGTCACCGGTTATGACCACCTGCTGTTCCTGCTGGGTGTGATCTTCTTCCTCTACCAGATGAAGCACATCGCGATCTACGTGAGCCTGTTTGCCCTGGGGCATTCCACCACCATGTTGTTGGGCGTCTATTTCAACGTGGGCATCAACAGCTACCTCATTGATGCGATTATCGGTCTGTCCATCGTCTACAAGGCACTGGACAACATCGGTGCCTATCAGCGTTGGTTTGGCTTCCAGCCCAATACCAAGGCGGCCACGCTGATTTTCGGGTTCTTCCATGGTTTCGGCCTGTCCACCAAGATCATCGAATACGACATCTCGCCGGATGGGCTAATCCCGAACCTCCTCGCCTTCAACGTGGGCGTGGAAATCGGACAACTCATCGCCCTGGCCATGATCCTGATCGGCATCAGCTTCTGGCGTAAAACCGACGGCTTTTTCCGCCACGCCTACACCGCCAACGTGGCCATGATGAGCGCAGGTTTCCTGCTCTTTGGCTATCAGCTCACCGGTTATTTTGCAGCCTAA
- a CDS encoding metal-sensing transcriptional repressor — translation MVNDHTHQSHSNIIKRLKRASGHLESVIGMIDQGKPCLELAQQLHAVEKAIQQAKRVLVQDHIEHCLDDAIGPLEPDQQRRVDEFKAIARYL, via the coding sequence ATGGTAAATGATCATACGCATCAATCGCACTCGAACATCATCAAACGCCTGAAGCGGGCCAGCGGCCATCTTGAAAGCGTGATTGGCATGATTGATCAGGGAAAACCCTGCCTGGAACTGGCGCAGCAGCTTCACGCTGTGGAAAAGGCCATTCAGCAAGCCAAGCGCGTACTGGTACAGGACCACATTGAGCATTGCCTGGACGATGCCATCGGGCCGCTGGAGCCGGACCAGCAGCGGCGCGTCGATGAATTCAAGGCAATCGCCCGGTATCTTTGA